From a region of the Paenibacillus segetis genome:
- the spoVAD gene encoding stage V sporulation protein AD → MLVGAQTWEFSTKPIIIGAATVVGPDESAGPLSGDFDFTYDNLEIDEKTWEKAELKLLEHAAALALVHGGISKEELQCFIGGDLMNQIISATFAARRLAAPYLGVFGACSTSLESLALAALIVDSGNAMNVLAGTVSHNCTVEKQFRYPTEYGAQKPATAQYTVTGSGCAVVSSKGTGPRVTHATIGRIQDLGVKSPFNMGAAMAPAAADTIVSHFRDTGRSPRDYDLIVTGDLASVGHAIVKEILDKDGVSMEETDFKDCGLMIYDRDKQPFVHAGGSGCGCSAVVTYGHILKKIKSGELNRVLIVATGALLSPLSSQQGESIPCIAHAVALESEENKL, encoded by the coding sequence ATGCTGGTGGGTGCGCAAACCTGGGAATTCTCCACTAAACCGATCATCATTGGGGCAGCGACAGTTGTGGGACCAGATGAGAGTGCGGGACCCTTATCGGGAGACTTTGATTTTACTTACGATAATCTGGAGATCGATGAGAAAACCTGGGAAAAAGCCGAACTTAAGCTATTGGAACATGCCGCCGCATTAGCGCTTGTTCATGGGGGCATTTCAAAGGAAGAACTGCAATGTTTTATAGGTGGTGATCTAATGAATCAGATCATTAGTGCTACTTTTGCTGCAAGAAGATTAGCTGCTCCTTATTTGGGCGTCTTTGGGGCTTGCTCCACCTCGTTGGAGAGTCTAGCTCTCGCAGCTCTTATTGTTGATTCAGGTAACGCGATGAATGTACTTGCCGGGACAGTAAGTCATAACTGTACGGTAGAGAAGCAGTTCCGCTATCCAACAGAGTATGGAGCACAAAAACCGGCAACTGCTCAATATACGGTGACGGGATCCGGTTGCGCCGTTGTATCATCCAAGGGTACTGGTCCTAGAGTTACACATGCAACGATTGGGAGGATTCAGGATTTAGGCGTCAAGAGTCCCTTCAATATGGGAGCGGCAATGGCACCTGCAGCTGCTGATACGATAGTATCCCATTTTCGGGATACAGGTCGAAGTCCGAGGGACTATGACCTGATAGTCACGGGAGATCTTGCTTCTGTTGGACATGCTATTGTGAAGGAGATCTTGGACAAAGACGGCGTGTCTATGGAAGAGACTGATTTTAAGGATTGCGGTCTGATGATTTACGACAGAGACAAACAGCCTTTTGTTCATGCAGGAGGCAGTGGTTGTGGATGTTCCGCAGTAGTTACGTATGGACATATCTTGAAAAAAATAAAAAGTGGAGAGCTAAACCGAGTGCTTATTGTGGCGACGGGTGCTCTGTTATCCCCATTATCCAGTCAGCAAGGGGAGAGCATACCATGTATTGCCCATGCGGTGGCTCTAGAAAGTGAGGAGAATAAATTATGA
- the spoVAC gene encoding stage V sporulation protein AC encodes MPNKSRSGAKVKLNSLLLTDKEYKQIADKYEPKKNIVGNCLKAFLVGGTICLIGQCIMQLFMTFAGMTSKQAGNPTVAILIIISVILTSLGVYDKIAQWAGAGTAVPVTGFANSMCSSAIESRAEGLVLGVGANMFKLAGSVIVFGVVAAFIVGVIHVIFGLGGAH; translated from the coding sequence TTGCCTAACAAATCGAGATCAGGAGCAAAGGTCAAACTGAATTCATTGTTGCTGACGGATAAGGAATACAAACAAATCGCTGATAAGTATGAACCTAAAAAGAATATAGTTGGTAATTGCTTAAAAGCATTCCTGGTTGGCGGAACCATTTGCCTGATCGGACAATGTATTATGCAGTTATTTATGACGTTTGCAGGAATGACATCCAAGCAAGCAGGTAATCCGACTGTTGCTATCCTCATCATCATTTCCGTGATTCTAACCTCCTTGGGAGTTTACGATAAAATCGCTCAATGGGCGGGTGCTGGGACTGCAGTACCGGTCACGGGATTTGCCAACTCGATGTGCTCATCAGCGATAGAATCACGAGCTGAAGGGTTGGTGCTGGGTGTAGGGGCCAATATGTTCAAGTTGGCTGGTTCTGTTATCGTGTTTGGTGTCGTAGCAGCATTTATAGTCGGTGTAATCCATGTCATTTTTGGCCTAGGAGGTGCACATTAA
- a CDS encoding M42 family metallopeptidase: MNEKTLELFKHLTEFPSAPGFERELRASVKEKLSAYTQEFVQDRLGSIFGVLRGDEQGPKVMVAGHMDEVGFMTTGISDNGMVSFQPLGGWWSQTVLSQRLQIITESGPIVGVVGSIPTHLLDESQRNKPVDIKTMYLDIGADSREEAESCGVKPGLQIVPICEFTPLVNPKKIMAKAWDNRYGVGLAIELMEALHKEQLPNILYSGATVQEELGLRGARTAANLIQPDIFFGLDASAANDMTGNRQVFGKLGEGALLRIYDPTMLTHRGLVEYIQDTADTHKIKYQYFVSPGGTDAGQVHLSGIGVPSTVIGICSRYIHTSSSIIHTDDYAAAKELLIKLVRGLDRSTLNTILERS; this comes from the coding sequence ATGAATGAGAAAACTTTAGAACTTTTTAAGCATTTAACAGAATTCCCTTCAGCTCCAGGTTTTGAACGCGAGCTTCGGGCTTCTGTAAAAGAAAAATTGTCTGCATATACACAAGAATTCGTCCAAGATCGGCTTGGGAGTATTTTTGGCGTTCTACGCGGAGATGAACAGGGTCCAAAAGTAATGGTGGCAGGACATATGGATGAGGTAGGGTTTATGACTACTGGCATTAGCGATAATGGGATGGTATCTTTCCAACCACTCGGTGGCTGGTGGAGTCAAACTGTACTTTCACAAAGATTACAAATCATCACCGAAAGTGGACCGATCGTTGGTGTTGTAGGATCTATTCCCACTCATTTGCTTGATGAGTCACAACGTAATAAACCCGTCGACATTAAGACCATGTATCTGGATATCGGAGCGGACAGTAGGGAAGAAGCCGAAAGCTGCGGTGTGAAACCGGGATTACAAATCGTACCGATTTGTGAATTCACCCCTCTAGTCAATCCGAAGAAAATCATGGCCAAAGCCTGGGATAACCGCTACGGTGTCGGACTAGCAATCGAGCTGATGGAGGCACTTCACAAAGAACAATTACCTAACATATTGTATTCCGGTGCAACTGTACAAGAGGAGCTTGGACTTCGTGGTGCACGTACTGCAGCTAATCTGATTCAACCTGACATCTTCTTTGGTCTGGACGCCAGTGCTGCCAACGACATGACAGGAAACAGACAAGTCTTCGGCAAACTGGGTGAGGGAGCACTACTCCGAATTTATGATCCTACGATGCTCACGCACCGAGGATTGGTAGAATACATTCAAGATACGGCAGATACACATAAGATCAAATATCAGTATTTTGTATCTCCAGGTGGGACAGACGCAGGACAAGTTCACTTAAGCGGTATTGGCGTACCATCAACAGTCATTGGTATTTGTTCTCGCTATATTCATACTTCGTCTTCAATCATTCATACGGATGATTATGCTGCGGCTAAAGAGTTGTTGATCAAGCTCGTTCGTGGATTGGATCGCAGTACGTTGAATACGATTTTGGAGCGTAGCTAA
- a CDS encoding acetylxylan esterase: MPIIDMPLEQLRTYQGTNPRPGDFDEYWERALAEMHAVDPQVELVPSSFQAPNAECFDLYFTGVKGARIHAKYVRPKHTEAPHPAVVMFHGYSGHSGDWGDKLAYSSLGFSVLAMDCRGQGGSSEDVGGVKGNTHHGHIIRGLDNHPDELLFRHIFLDTAQLAGIAMELSEVDPERVYAAGGSQGGGLTIACAALEPRVKKLAPIYPFLSDYKRTWDMDLDQEAYGELRTYFRYYDMLHEREHEVFEKLGYIDVQFLAERIKGEVLMSVGLMDTICAPSTQFAAYNKMNTKKKLIIYPDFGHEYLPGSSDRTMQFFLD, from the coding sequence ATGCCAATTATCGATATGCCATTAGAACAATTGAGAACCTATCAAGGAACCAATCCACGCCCGGGAGATTTTGATGAGTATTGGGAGCGAGCTCTTGCGGAGATGCATGCAGTTGACCCACAGGTAGAGCTTGTACCTAGTAGCTTTCAAGCGCCGAACGCGGAATGCTTCGACTTGTATTTTACCGGTGTGAAAGGTGCGCGAATTCATGCGAAGTATGTTCGTCCCAAACATACGGAAGCCCCTCATCCGGCAGTGGTAATGTTTCATGGGTATTCCGGTCATTCAGGCGATTGGGGTGATAAGCTGGCCTACTCCTCGCTAGGCTTCTCTGTGCTTGCCATGGATTGCCGTGGTCAAGGAGGAAGCTCGGAGGATGTTGGCGGTGTGAAAGGAAATACCCATCATGGACATATTATCCGTGGTTTGGACAATCATCCGGATGAACTGCTATTCCGTCACATATTTTTGGATACGGCACAATTGGCCGGAATAGCGATGGAACTGTCCGAAGTCGACCCTGAGCGCGTGTATGCAGCGGGGGGATCTCAGGGAGGCGGACTTACGATAGCTTGTGCTGCGTTGGAACCAAGGGTGAAGAAGTTGGCTCCAATCTATCCTTTTCTTAGCGATTATAAGCGCACCTGGGACATGGACTTGGATCAGGAAGCATATGGCGAGCTGAGGACGTACTTCCGCTATTATGATATGCTGCATGAGCGTGAACATGAAGTGTTTGAGAAGCTCGGCTATATCGATGTACAGTTTCTGGCTGAACGGATCAAAGGTGAAGTTTTAATGTCCGTTGGATTGATGGATACAATATGTGCGCCGTCAACGCAATTTGCAGCCTACAATAAAATGAATACGAAAAAGAAACTTATTATTTATCCTGACTTCGGACATGAGTATTTGCCTGGGTCGTCGGATCGGACAATGCAATTTTTTCTAGATTAA
- a CDS encoding alpha-mannosidase — protein sequence MFWTEEKLEQRLKELDGYRYRDLRPIEEWMFTPDPDKLNGARPPVTSSSDAMIRIGDRWTGRDLYIWLRQRVTIPSEWSEHTIVGRFDFGSTGPGHNSGFESLLYVNGSPYQGVDSNHTEVFMRQDWAGSEVDLCFRLWSGLEGGGIPQEQEHQIRKAELAVLDEAADDLYFTGQGVLNTVKVLEEHQPERFELLQALDYAFKLIDWSKPGSEAFYDSIRQAAGALRESAASWEKTSQVAVQCIGHTHIDVAWLWRLTHTREKAARSFSTVLRLMEKYPEYVFLQTQPQLYEYIKEDYPDIYEDIKQRVKEGRWEAGGAMWLEADCNLTSGESLVRQILYGTRFLQQEFGVTCSYLWLPDVFGYSWALPQILKKANIDTFMTTKISWSQYNRMPHDTFIWRGIDGSEVLTHFVTTPEVPGSTVWWYTYNGLIEPYSVKGIWDTYRDKGLNRELLLSYGYGDGGGGVNRDMLEMRRRLNEIPGLPHVKTGRAGDYFARLQETVEKTDQYVHTWDGELYLEYHRGTYTSQAYNKRMNRKLELLYRDAEWLQSLNGISGAGWKEYPQQKLYKGWKTIMRNQFHDIIPGSSIPEVYEDSRREYDEAEAWGLEARKDAAEALSTGESMSWTVWNNASYTRTELVRVPVEFGMESGYWIAANGKVLDAVKLGDFWKVRVTDVPSAGGLTIRFEPSSPLDTKEAEPMFTYECRILTTPFYILEWNEFGQLTRLYDRKAKHEVIAEGACGNVLQVFEDKPKMFDAWDIDLFYQEKQREIRQLESIALIENDAYSAVLRFEWRYMDSHIVQDLTVYADSRRIDFASEIDWREKQQLLKVAFPVQVRATEATYDIQFGNVKRPTHWNTSWDYARFETVAHQWVDLSERGFGVSLLNDCKYGHDIKDNIIRLTLIKSATYPDPNADQGLHQFTYSLYPHSGDWVADGTVREAASLNQPLTLLKGSAAMSGKSMLQLDVDHVIVDTVKKAEDSDQVVIRLHEYTGARGNVILSSDFRIVSWQETDLLEQPIIPLQEGPHISFDIKPYEIKTFLIDMKP from the coding sequence ATGTTTTGGACTGAAGAAAAGCTGGAGCAACGCTTAAAAGAGTTAGATGGTTACCGTTATCGGGACTTGCGCCCGATTGAGGAGTGGATGTTCACGCCCGATCCAGACAAGCTGAACGGCGCTAGGCCGCCGGTAACCTCGAGCTCCGATGCAATGATAAGAATCGGTGACCGTTGGACGGGGCGCGATCTGTACATTTGGCTAAGGCAACGGGTTACGATCCCGTCTGAATGGTCGGAACATACGATAGTCGGGCGATTCGATTTTGGGAGCACGGGGCCGGGGCATAATTCGGGCTTTGAATCGCTGCTTTATGTTAACGGCTCTCCATATCAAGGCGTTGATTCCAATCATACAGAAGTATTCATGCGACAGGATTGGGCTGGAAGCGAAGTTGATCTTTGCTTCCGGTTGTGGTCCGGATTGGAGGGAGGCGGCATACCGCAGGAGCAGGAGCATCAGATCAGGAAGGCGGAGCTGGCCGTGTTGGACGAGGCTGCTGATGACCTCTACTTCACGGGCCAGGGTGTATTGAATACGGTCAAGGTACTTGAAGAGCATCAGCCGGAACGATTCGAGCTGTTGCAGGCACTGGACTACGCCTTTAAGCTGATCGATTGGTCTAAGCCCGGATCGGAGGCGTTTTATGATTCGATCCGGCAGGCAGCAGGTGCGCTGCGCGAATCGGCGGCGTCGTGGGAGAAGACGAGTCAGGTCGCAGTGCAATGCATTGGCCATACGCATATCGATGTCGCGTGGTTATGGCGACTGACGCATACCCGCGAAAAAGCGGCGCGCTCTTTTTCCACCGTCCTGAGGTTGATGGAAAAGTACCCTGAATACGTGTTTCTACAAACACAACCCCAACTGTACGAATACATCAAGGAAGACTATCCGGACATTTACGAAGACATCAAACAGCGAGTCAAGGAGGGGCGCTGGGAGGCGGGAGGTGCCATGTGGTTGGAGGCTGATTGCAATTTAACCAGCGGAGAATCACTCGTTCGGCAAATCCTGTACGGGACCCGCTTCCTACAACAGGAATTCGGCGTGACCTGTAGTTACTTATGGTTGCCTGATGTATTTGGTTACAGCTGGGCATTACCGCAAATTTTGAAAAAAGCGAATATCGATACATTCATGACGACAAAGATCAGCTGGAGCCAGTACAACCGGATGCCGCACGACACCTTCATTTGGCGTGGTATCGACGGCTCCGAGGTACTGACGCATTTCGTGACGACGCCGGAGGTTCCCGGTTCGACGGTATGGTGGTATACCTACAACGGATTGATCGAACCTTACTCCGTCAAAGGAATTTGGGATACGTACCGTGACAAAGGCTTGAATCGTGAGCTCCTGTTGTCGTATGGCTACGGTGACGGCGGCGGCGGAGTCAACCGTGACATGCTGGAGATGCGGCGCCGCTTGAATGAAATTCCCGGCCTACCTCACGTCAAAACGGGTCGGGCGGGAGACTATTTCGCGAGGCTGCAGGAGACCGTAGAGAAGACAGACCAGTACGTTCATACATGGGACGGTGAGCTGTACCTGGAATACCACAGGGGAACCTATACAAGCCAAGCGTACAACAAACGGATGAACCGGAAGCTGGAACTCCTGTACCGGGATGCGGAGTGGCTGCAATCATTGAATGGGATTAGCGGCGCAGGATGGAAGGAATATCCTCAGCAGAAGCTGTATAAGGGCTGGAAGACGATTATGCGGAATCAGTTTCACGATATTATTCCGGGCTCATCCATTCCGGAGGTTTACGAAGATTCGCGGCGTGAGTATGATGAAGCGGAAGCGTGGGGACTGGAGGCTAGGAAAGATGCGGCCGAAGCGCTTTCTACGGGTGAGTCAATGTCATGGACGGTGTGGAACAATGCTTCCTATACACGTACCGAGTTGGTCCGGGTACCAGTCGAGTTCGGTATGGAATCGGGCTATTGGATCGCCGCGAATGGCAAAGTACTCGATGCCGTGAAATTGGGTGACTTCTGGAAGGTCCGCGTTACTGACGTGCCTTCGGCGGGGGGGCTAACCATCCGTTTCGAGCCGTCGTCGCCGCTAGATACGAAGGAAGCAGAGCCGATGTTCACCTACGAATGCCGTATACTCACAACGCCATTCTACATTCTGGAATGGAATGAGTTCGGGCAGTTGACGCGTCTATACGACAGGAAGGCAAAGCACGAGGTCATCGCCGAGGGAGCGTGCGGCAACGTGCTACAGGTATTCGAAGATAAACCAAAGATGTTCGACGCATGGGATATCGATTTGTTCTACCAAGAGAAGCAACGTGAAATCAGGCAGCTCGAATCAATCGCCTTAATCGAGAACGATGCGTACAGCGCAGTTTTGCGTTTCGAGTGGCGGTATATGGATTCGCATATCGTTCAGGACTTGACCGTTTACGCGGACAGTCGGCGAATTGATTTTGCTTCGGAGATCGATTGGCGGGAGAAGCAGCAACTGTTAAAAGTCGCTTTTCCGGTACAGGTACGAGCTACGGAAGCGACGTACGATATTCAGTTCGGCAACGTCAAACGTCCGACACATTGGAATACGAGCTGGGATTATGCTCGTTTCGAGACGGTCGCGCATCAATGGGTTGATCTATCTGAACGGGGCTTCGGGGTTAGCCTGTTGAACGACTGCAAATACGGTCACGACATAAAGGATAACATCATCCGGCTGACCTTGATCAAATCCGCTACGTATCCGGATCCAAATGCTGACCAAGGACTCCATCAATTTACGTATTCGCTGTATCCTCACTCCGGAGATTGGGTGGCCGACGGTACCGTACGAGAAGCTGCTTCGCTCAATCAACCGCTGACACTGCTTAAAGGTTCCGCCGCCATGTCAGGCAAATCAATGCTGCAGCTGGATGTGGACCATGTCATAGTTGATACGGTGAAGAAGGCAGAGGACAGCGACCAGGTTGTAATCAGGTTGCATGAATATACGGGTGCGCGTGGGAATGTTATTCTCTCCAGCGATTTCCGCATCGTTTCGTGGCAGGAAACCGATTTGTTGGAACAGCCGATTATCCCGCTTCAAGAAGGCCCACATATCTCCTTTGATATCAAGCCATACGAAATCAAGACATTCCTTATTGACATGAAACCGTAA
- a CDS encoding carbohydrate ABC transporter permease, whose translation MDTRNSKIIRERVIKSINTIIMALASLLLLSPMIWMISTSFKKPKDVFTYPIQWIPHDPVWTNHFKVWMTGDGFTLFYFNSLKISIILMIGAPLLAALAAYGFSRIPFKGRDAIFLLYLCLMMIPPQVLFVPKFIMFDWMKIYNTHWALILPGLFTVFGVFMIRQFFMSIPHEISEAAFIDGAGHFRIFFQLFLPLSKPVLATFAIIDFTWTWNDYENALIFLLDKKLFTVPLGMQNFMLEAGVDYNMMMAAATAGVVPLLIVFFLGQKYIIQGFSSSAVKG comes from the coding sequence ATGGATACGAGAAATAGCAAAATAATCAGAGAACGGGTGATTAAGAGCATTAATACGATCATCATGGCGCTAGCTAGTTTGCTGCTGCTATCGCCAATGATCTGGATGATCAGCACCTCGTTTAAAAAACCGAAGGATGTTTTCACTTATCCGATTCAATGGATTCCGCACGATCCAGTATGGACCAACCACTTTAAGGTATGGATGACGGGAGACGGATTTACACTTTTCTATTTCAACTCCTTGAAGATTTCTATAATTTTGATGATTGGAGCTCCATTGCTCGCTGCCTTAGCGGCGTATGGTTTTAGCCGTATTCCGTTTAAAGGGAGGGATGCTATCTTTTTACTATATTTATGTCTGATGATGATTCCACCTCAGGTACTTTTTGTACCGAAATTTATCATGTTTGATTGGATGAAAATTTATAATACCCATTGGGCGCTCATTCTTCCGGGTTTGTTTACGGTGTTCGGCGTCTTCATGATTCGGCAATTTTTTATGAGTATTCCCCATGAAATATCTGAAGCGGCTTTTATTGATGGAGCCGGTCATTTTCGAATTTTCTTTCAATTGTTTCTGCCACTTTCCAAACCGGTGCTGGCGACCTTCGCGATTATTGACTTTACTTGGACTTGGAATGATTATGAGAACGCCTTGATTTTCTTGTTGGATAAAAAACTGTTTACGGTACCACTTGGCATGCAAAATTTCATGCTGGAAGCAGGAGTGGACTATAACATGATGATGGCTGCCGCTACGGCGGGAGTTGTGCCGCTACTCATCGTCTTCTTCCTTGGCCAAAAATATATCATTCAAGGGTTCTCAAGTTCTGCAGTCAAAGGTTAA
- a CDS encoding carbohydrate ABC transporter permease, producing MKRQRLIGYVFIAPNLIGMIVFMLIPALFSFYLMFTDWVFASGQSPHFVGLDNFRMMVRDDLFVVSVKNTLMVLIPVPISILIGFLIAVMLNNRTYLQKTLRAFFFAPYFTSGIAIAFVWMVLFQPSKGPINAFLRSIGVADPPLWFASPDTAMYAVLIMMTAGGIGYNMIIYLAAMQELSSEQLEAAKMDGATFGQLLRLIIFPLVSPTTFFLMITGFIGSIKGFGMIYAITQGGPGNSTTVFSIFAYKKAFSFYEMGYASAVSWTMFLIILCITLIQWVGQKRWVHY from the coding sequence ATGAAGCGGCAGAGGCTGATTGGTTATGTGTTTATCGCTCCCAATCTAATCGGAATGATAGTGTTTATGCTCATTCCAGCCCTGTTCTCCTTTTATTTAATGTTTACGGATTGGGTATTCGCTAGTGGGCAATCCCCGCACTTCGTTGGATTGGATAATTTCAGGATGATGGTGAGAGACGATTTATTTGTTGTATCGGTAAAAAACACCTTAATGGTGCTAATTCCAGTACCAATTTCTATATTGATCGGATTTCTAATTGCAGTCATGCTCAATAATCGTACCTATTTGCAGAAAACATTACGGGCGTTTTTTTTCGCTCCGTATTTTACCAGCGGTATCGCCATCGCTTTCGTCTGGATGGTGCTGTTTCAACCTAGTAAAGGACCAATTAACGCATTCCTGCGGTCCATAGGTGTAGCTGATCCTCCATTATGGTTCGCTTCGCCTGATACAGCGATGTATGCAGTGCTGATCATGATGACCGCTGGCGGGATTGGCTACAACATGATCATTTATTTGGCAGCAATGCAAGAGTTATCTTCCGAGCAGTTAGAAGCTGCCAAGATGGATGGAGCAACATTTGGGCAGTTACTACGCCTAATTATATTTCCATTAGTTAGTCCGACGACTTTTTTCTTGATGATCACTGGTTTTATTGGCTCTATCAAGGGGTTTGGCATGATTTATGCGATAACCCAAGGAGGGCCTGGCAATAGTACGACGGTTTTCTCTATTTTCGCATATAAAAAAGCCTTCAGCTTCTATGAAATGGGTTACGCGTCGGCTGTCTCATGGACCATGTTCCTGATCATCCTTTGCATCACGCTTATTCAGTGGGTTGGCCAGAAAAGATGGGTCCATTATTAA
- a CDS encoding ABC transporter substrate-binding protein — MRNRRWMIVGLALLVAVPLALAGCGGKGNGNQAEGTTSSEASTTSSDPIKLTLWGAVPSENGPQEVVDNWNKQNPDIQVEYVRFVNDDAGNLKLDTALISSQPVDMYVNYDFSLYEKRIKAGNALDLSKFSDYNVDDKMGEGAALWKVDDKYYGLPTQKGLSFVWLNKDMLDAKGLPIPTEWGLDEFRDYAAKLKGDNIWGLAQSDYYFNVPINGSLQKQSLQLTKADGTSAFDNPLTVKTLQVYSDMMFTDKSLMPHTEQITSKPALDQMFVKGETAMLFSTNQIFRTTNNVQEFPRTFKVAAAPAPKVNKDQSDYINAGGLGDVISINPSTKHQEAAWKFIQWYADGGMLPMAAGGRVPSSKDFPVDEAVALMFKGVEDTYDLDSIKRVMFGDLPLGLSRLDRKTGTEQQAVYDKVFTQKLTPEEGATELARVHNDNLKALSK; from the coding sequence ATGAGAAACAGAAGATGGATGATTGTAGGGCTGGCGCTACTTGTAGCAGTGCCACTGGCACTTGCCGGTTGCGGTGGAAAAGGGAACGGCAATCAAGCGGAGGGAACGACTTCCTCTGAGGCAAGTACGACCAGCAGTGACCCGATCAAGCTTACTCTGTGGGGAGCTGTACCATCCGAGAATGGCCCTCAGGAAGTTGTAGACAACTGGAATAAGCAAAATCCGGACATTCAGGTGGAATATGTACGTTTCGTTAATGACGATGCGGGTAACCTGAAGCTGGATACGGCGCTTATCTCTAGTCAGCCCGTGGACATGTACGTAAACTATGATTTTAGCCTTTATGAGAAGCGGATCAAAGCGGGTAACGCCCTTGATCTCAGCAAGTTCTCCGACTACAACGTGGACGATAAAATGGGGGAAGGAGCTGCGTTATGGAAGGTAGACGATAAGTATTACGGTCTACCCACCCAGAAGGGCTTGTCCTTTGTTTGGCTGAACAAGGATATGCTTGATGCCAAGGGACTACCAATTCCGACGGAATGGGGGCTGGATGAGTTCAGAGATTATGCCGCCAAGCTGAAGGGTGACAACATCTGGGGATTAGCGCAAAGCGATTATTACTTCAATGTACCCATCAACGGTTCCTTGCAGAAGCAAAGCTTACAGCTGACAAAGGCCGATGGAACCTCCGCTTTTGACAACCCGCTGACGGTTAAGACGCTTCAGGTATATTCGGACATGATGTTCACCGATAAGAGTTTGATGCCTCATACAGAGCAGATCACTTCGAAGCCTGCCTTGGACCAAATGTTTGTGAAGGGAGAAACAGCAATGCTGTTCTCTACAAACCAGATTTTCCGCACGACGAACAATGTGCAGGAGTTTCCGCGGACATTCAAGGTGGCGGCTGCTCCAGCGCCCAAGGTGAATAAGGATCAGAGCGATTATATTAACGCCGGCGGCTTAGGTGACGTGATTTCCATTAATCCCAGCACCAAGCATCAGGAAGCTGCCTGGAAGTTTATCCAATGGTATGCAGATGGTGGAATGCTGCCGATGGCGGCAGGCGGAAGAGTACCTTCCTCCAAGGACTTCCCGGTCGATGAGGCTGTCGCGCTTATGTTCAAAGGCGTGGAAGATACTTATGATCTGGATTCAATCAAGCGGGTCATGTTCGGCGATTTGCCGCTTGGCTTAAGCCGACTGGACCGGAAGACAGGAACGGAGCAGCAAGCAGTCTATGACAAAGTATTTACCCAGAAGCTAACGCCAGAGGAAGGCGCGACGGAATTAGCACGGGTACACAACGATAATTTGAAAGCGTTATCCAAATAG